Within Plasmodium coatneyi strain Hackeri chromosome 14, complete sequence, the genomic segment CCCGAAAGATTGCTCGTACGATGTGATCCAGGgggccagaaaaaaaaacgagcagTTTGAAAATGTCCTCACAGAACAGGGACGCAATAATGTGAACTCCATCGactttgaaaaaaacaaaaaaaaaaaaaccaaccCTTTTCTGCTGTTGGAAGTTGAGGCCCTCCGGAAGAAGGGGCACCAAGGTGAACAGGCTACCCAACCGGGTGGAAAAGAAGACTCACACTGGGTGGAAAAACCACTTGGTTCAGTCGAAGCATCACAGGATGAACTTCCCGACGATGACTCCTCCGGAGGTGAACTCCCCGATGAGGAGCGGTCgaatgaggaggacgacCCCCCAAGCGAAGAACACATGAACGACGTTATAAAGCAAAACTACCGAAGAAACcatattttgaaaaacgACTTCTCTTGCAATAGCAACCTGAGGAAGCAACTGAGGGATATAAAGAGGGACAAAATTCAACAGCTCCAAGAGCGCAaacggaaaaatatttttatagaCATTGTGGAAGGGGACCCCCTCGAGGAGGTCCTCGTAAAGAGGTATGTGCGCTATGGGGAGAAGTTCAAACGGCGCAGAGGCACCCAGGCAGAAGGCGTCCATGCCAATGATCACCACAGTAAGGATCGCCCAGGGAAGGATCCCCCAATTAAACGCAAACTTGCGAAGAGTAacttgataaaaaaaaagaagagtagCATATTTGACCAGAAGTATCTCAGGAAGGGGAAGTAGACGAGGAGGTGGTGAATGTCTATTGTGAGGACATGCCAACCAGGGGATGCTATTCATTGTGATTGGAAAGGGAACCCCAGTGGTGTGCCCACCTATGGTGTAGATAAAGGCGAATCTACTTCCCTGCGTCGTTATGTAAATCCCTCTCAAATGAAGGATCgatgaataaattttttttttttttattccttgcACACGCGTACAATAGTTGAATAGCGTGGTTTTCCAGACGGAAGTGTAACAGACAAGTtggtgtttatttttttaaaaacaaaaaataatatgtgaTGCTGAAGAGGAGGATGGCGGATGCCACAAGGGGGTagtttactttttcttcctccggGAGCTGCAAGGGGGGTAATACAGTAATAGTGCAGTTATATTGCAATTATAGTGCAGTGTAGTAATGTACGCGCTTGCCAACGGTTTGCACCTCTTTTGTGCCATTTGGCGATCAGGCGTACGTGCATGCCGCATGATCGttcgcactttttttttttttgttttataattttttttttttttttttttgtcttccccgAACTCGTAACAACGCTCATGTTTTAATGCGCATTTTTTGGTACGCACATTTTGACGTTTGAATGGGCGTCTCGGAAGGTCATTCCTCCCATGAGAGACATTTCAGTGCTaaccttctcctccttgggAGCCTTCCCATTCGCGTTCGTGCCTGCCTTCGCTTCggtttcctcctttatctCCTCCTCGGAGTAGTCCACGAACTCGTCCTTACCCTTCACCATCTTTGTAGCCGCCTTTTTGTTGTAGAGGGTCGAGTGCTTTCGAATGCCAATGAGGAACGTCTTCATCAGCTTCTTCGCGTCGGGGGAGTGGCCTATTTGGTTGAAGGCCTCCGTTGCGTCTTTTCCTGGGGAGAGGGGGTGATCATGCAGCGGCGCGCGTTACTCGTGAAACGTTAAGGATCACGCGTAGCAAGTTACGTTTGGTGCATACACACGCCTGCGGGGTGAGTGCATTCTCCCCTACCGTCATGCTCCTTGAGGACGTCGAACCCCCCGGGATGCTCCAAAAACGCAGTGACGTCGTACACCAGATCGTTTATAATGATGCAACATTTGGACTCCTTTTTCAGCTTCTGGAGATCTTTGTCTCCAATAACTTTGAGTTTTTTAGTTCCCATGTTGGCGCTTCCAAGGGGTGTAACAAGACTTGTGATGATCTGTGAATACGCTTGATTCGGCACCTGggtatgttaaaaaaaaaaaaaaaacgcgcagCAATGAGATACATGTTCGATGGGTAACAGAACTGACAAACGTCTGCGTAGCTGGGGGGTGGAGTTACCTACGTACGGCTGTTTGTGCAACACCCCCGCTTGGGGCGATTCACACAGGgggacaggaaaaaaatgttgttcgTCGAATAGGGAATACGCAGGGGGAAtgtatttaaaatgaaagtgGAAACTACGTACGTGGGATGTGCTTTCGTTTCTTCACCGCAACGTCGTTTTAAGTTTCGTGTGAAGTGATTTGCGTTGGATGGATTCCCTTTTgggtagctttttttttttttttttttttttttttttgttgcaaaaTCACCTGACCGTTCATAATTTCCCGAATGGCTAGTTTTCGCTGCAACGGAGGTTGCAATCTACATGGGGAAAAAGTCAATCGGATCGCTCCCTTCGCCCGTGTGGTGATCGTGTTGGCAATCTCTTTTAACGAGTAGCACAAGTGTTACACGTTTCACCCTATGGGCAGAGCTTTCCGTTTCTTTTGTGCATACCGTGCCACGATCCCGCGGGTGATAATCGCTTGAACGGACGCTCAGGAAAAGTTTTGATGTGCGCCCCGCAATGAGGTGATTAAAAATTGGGTCCGCTTTTGTCGTACGCATCGCAGTGAAGTGGCTTTATGCTTCACAACGGGATGCTCCTTTCGAGTGTCCCTTCTGCGtcagccaaaaaaaaaaaagctgccTTCGCGTCGGGTTAAGCTGTGCGGGCATTACTACACACACGGGTAGGTACACACGAGTAAATACACACGGGTAGATAAACACGGGTGGATACACACGAGTCGCTCCCACCCTTGTTTGCCCCTAAGGAGATGCACACTTGCGTAGAAGCTGCTGTATGCCCCCTCCACGACGGAGCGACCTACATATGGATGGCTTTGTCGAAGGACTGTAGGGCGACCTCCTTGATAACCTCGGAAAAGGTGGGGTGAGCATAAATAATCTTACTCAGACTTTTGGCCGATCCTCCACTGCCAACATAAATGGACAGAGGAAGAATCAAATCGCTGGCATTGTTTCCAACAATTTGGGAACCGAGGATTTTGTTGGATTCATTTTCAACGAGGAGCTTAATCAGCCCATCGAAGTCATCTATTGTTCGAGACCTGCTATTAGCAGCAAAGGGAAAGGTAACTGCCTTGAATGACAGATTCATTTGTTTACACCTTTCTTCATTTAGACCTACGCTGGCTACTTCCGGGTGGGTATATATAACACTTGGTACGAGGTCGTAATTTATGTGTGATTTTTTTGGCTTATTTAACTTCAATTCGCTCAATAGGATGTTCGCTAGGATgtatccttcttcttctgcctTGTGTGCAAGCATAGGTCCATCGATGGCGTCCCCGATAGCTTTTATGGTTGGATGTGATATAACACCGAAGGATTCATCCacctgaatttttttattttttcccaattggATATTAACTTTGTCCAAGTTAAGGTTATCAAAGTTGGGTCTCCTACCAACACAGACAAGAACCACATCCGATTGTACcttttgtatttcctttgtttttgtaTTTTGGGCAAATAAAGTGGCTTCCTCATTTTCGACGTTGCCTCCTATTACGGATGTATTAAAGGCAAACttgatttttattttttcgagcGTTTTTTGGAGCACTTTACTTACATCTGCATCTAGAAAAGAGCACAACCTGTTGTTGTACTCAAATATGGTGACTTCTGaacccatttttgcaaaaacagAACCTATTTCTAATCCTATCACACCACCACCAATGATAGAAATTTTCTtcggaatttttttaaagctcAGTATATCATCTGATGTCTGTATCACTTGGTGATCATAATGTAGAAGGTCCTCAACTGTCTCAGCTTCCTTCGCATTATTATCGTTCAGTTTTTTTAGTGGAATTTCTATCGGCTTCGATCCTGTAGCGATAACAATCCGTTCCGCCGTTActagtttttccttcccttcactgTTTACCAAGACGGAGTTTGCATCTACGATACTTCCATGTCCTATCATGTGGTTTACTTTGTTCTTCTTATAGAGGTATGTTATTCCGTCGGCGAGATTTCCCATGCATTTGTTTTTGTGCTTATGTATGGTCTCCACGTCTAGGTTTACGTTGTCTACCAGGATACCCATTTGCTTGAACTTGTTTTTTGCCTCGTAATAGTTGTGTGCAATGTGTAGGAGCGACTTCGAAGGTATGCATCCTCGGTTTAGGCACGTACCTCCCAGTTTCTTATCTTCGTTCACGTTGAGAACACTGAGCTTATTCTGCGCGCATCGGATGCTGCACACGTAGCCTCCTGGGCCACCGCCTATCACAATAACGTCGTAGCTGAGGGGAgcaagtggaaaataaatggaCCAGACGAATGAGTCGTCATATATGCtgcaacaaaatggacacaCATGGgggtatgcaaaaaaaaaatgtactgtGGGTAGAACACAATTCGATCTTGTGCTGTCAAGTCGCTTACTCCTTCTTTGATGAAAAGTGTCTCCGACCTGGAAAAAAGACGACCCTCCTCGTTCCGCTCACAACTGCATTCATTTTGGCGTTTTGTGTTCTGCgaagaagagggggaagtAGACACAGTTTGGGGTTAGAAAATGTTCTTACAGGATGTGGTTTACGTTTGCGTGTCCCCCAGAGTGGCAGCTACTTGGCAGACCCGCATACGTGCCACGTGTGCTCTGTTGGTATGTTATGTTTGATGTGTTTCCTTTGCTATgcttggtttttttttatttttccgttttgccGCTCAACACAAATCTGCGAGGTTCGCACGTGTGGCTACCTACGGACTGGCGGTGCGGTACCTTGGGGGGAGTCCTGCCCAATGTGCAAATGGTAGGGGAAGCTAAATTTTGAGGCCTTACTGAGGGACGCGCGTATGGTGTATGTTGTAAGGGTGTTGGCGACCCGTCCTCAATTGTGTGTTAAGAGATGCTCAGCTAAGCTGTGTGTGAATCTGGAAGACTCCTTAGCCCTTTAAAAGGGATCGTCTCTTTTGGGTGCCGCTGGAACTGGCGcacgtacatatgtgcacataagcGTGCAAACAAAGTTTTTTCAAAGGATGTAATTCCTGGCCAGCTGATGCTCTGTTCACTTATTCGAGTCCGCGTGGTGGTTGATCCGGTGGGGAACGAACAAAGCGATCGACCTGGGATGTGACTAAACTGCGAGGCAGTAaagcgggggaaaaaaccaGTTAACGGAGAATAAAGCGAAGGAACAGGGAAAAACATCCGCGTGATCGAGGTGTGCTTgtgcgtgaaaaaaaaaaaaaaaaaaaaaaaaaa encodes:
- a CDS encoding Cytochrome b5 is translated as MGTKKLKVIGDKDLQKLKKESKCCIIINDLVYDVTAFLEHPGGFDVLKEHDGKDATEAFNQIGHSPDAKKLMKTFLIGIRKHSTLYNKKAATKMVKGKDEFVDYSEEEIKEETEAKAGTNANGKAPKEEKLPEEEKVNYPLVASAILLFSITYYFLFLKK
- a CDS encoding Dihydrolipoyl dehydrogenase; protein product: MNAVVSGTRRVVFFPGRRHFSSKKDYDVIVIGGGPGGYVCSIRCAQNKLSVLNVNEDKKLGGTCLNRGCIPSKSLLHIAHNYYEAKNKFKQMGILVDNVNLDVETIHKHKNKCMGNLADGITYLYKKNKVNHMIGHGSIVDANSVLVNSEGKEKLVTAERIVIATGSKPIEIPLKKLNDNNAKEAETVEDLLHYDHQVIQTSDDILSFKKIPKKISIIGGGVIGLEIGSVFAKMGSEVTIFEYNNRLCSFLDADVSKVLQKTLEKIKIKFAFNTSVIGGNVENEEATLFAQNTKTKEIQKVQSDVVLVCVGRRPNFDNLNLDKVNIQLGKNKKIQVDESFGVISHPTIKAIGDAIDGPMLAHKAEEEGYILANILLSELKLNKPKKSHINYDLVPSVIYTHPEVASVGLNEERCKQMNLSFKAVTFPFAANSRSRTIDDFDGLIKLLVENESNKILGSQIVGNNASDLILPLSIYVGSGGSAKSLSKIIYAHPTFSEVIKEVALQSFDKAIHM